Proteins from a single region of Centropristis striata isolate RG_2023a ecotype Rhode Island chromosome 9, C.striata_1.0, whole genome shotgun sequence:
- the aasdh gene encoding beta-alanine-activating enzyme isoform X1, with product MAARTLQQLVSDAASLHPEREAVRYDSGSEPGSPVSLIYRDLVELASELAHVLQKNCSPYNGVIGLYCCDDLFIPVWILGILQSPAAYVPLDPEAPGLLTARVMKQCGLKYCAVKTDFLQRFQAALAKYVCVEVCVVLPKFKLTLIQLELLPVAEHQRGPEQTRAQTADGAGVCETAAGRSDLAYVLHTSGTTGLPKIVRVPHKCILPNILHLRSLFQMSADDVVFLASPLTFDPSVVDIFLALSSGARLLIIPSVIKKMPSRLARLLFEDHKTTVLQVTPTLLGRFGHRILKQEVLSSCSLLRVLALGGEACPSPALLRSWKHEDNKTQIYNIYGITEVSCWASMYKIPESVLQSNNLTPSFVPLGTPLMDTVVEVRDEHGRVVTEGEGQVFIGGEDRVCLLDDEETAVPGTMRATGDWVNVKDMQLFYLGRRDRLIKRHGKRVNLDSLQNLILSLPQVEACAAGLYENTRLLAFIVVSTSGEQTAASPLTPAQKHAERAASAEQRDVLPSPVQQRQEKTDGADGDVSRLILNQLSLLLPSYSVPDTLVPVAALCLTPHGKVDMEALMKIYQRQRRSLESSRRDVTRLKQTLQSLWQETLGLPEDATIDEESNFLLSGGDSLKALHLQEDILTAVGGTSAELLEVILDGTFSDVLRHVARVTLILPLENSQSSPSEAKKRPAGASSVVLKKRDRTAERPQGETRAVKVLRRAGEVIEMKTAQSNKNFEADAVREKDPSQKHRGDAVGLSLSWSSDTGRCVDASPVLLVRHRTDLRSDEGETTVFIGSHSHRIQALDLTTGSLLWERVLGDRIEASAAVSHCGSLVIIGCYDGCVYFLCALTGKTQWKFETGDAVKSCPAVDPLTGLVIVGSHDGHVYALDPKVRQCVWRRHCGGGAVFSSPYLHNSLRLLYAASLGGHLLCLNPDSGQVLWSSCRDKPFFSSPNASSGHVVIGSVDGNICCFSDTGTLVWQLLTKGPVFSSPCVTPDQQRVLCGSHDGSLYCLNCADGSLVWTFQTTGKVYSSPCVFDGSVVGRRGNLVAVASTDGTVWILDGEDGQMLASFTLPGELFSSPVVHQHSLIVGCRNDYVYCLKLTVKEET from the exons ATGGCTGCTCGGACTCTGCAGCAGCTTGTGTCCGACGCTGCGTCTCTGCACCCTGAGCGAGAGGCTGTGAGGTACGACAGCGGGTCAGAGCCAGGGAGCCCGGTGTCCCTGATCTACAGAGATCTGGTTGAACTGGCCAGTGAGCTGGCTCATGTGCTACAAAAGAACTGCTCTCCTTATAATGGAGTGATTGGCCTGTATTGCTGTGATGATCTGTTCATCCCTGTCTGGATTCTGGG GATCCTGCAGTCACCTGCTGCCTATGTCCCACTGGACCCAGAAGCTCCCGGACTCCTCACTGCCAGAGTTATGAAGCAGTGTGGCCTCAAGTACTGTGCTGTGAAGACAGACTTCCTGCAG CGATTCCAGGCAGCTCTTGCCAAATACGTATGTGTGGAGGTTTGTGTGGTGTTGCCCAAGTTCAAACTAACCTTAATACAACTGGAGCTGCTGCCAGTCGCTGAGCACCAACGAGGACCAGAACAAACCAGAGCTCAGACAGCAGATGGTGCTGGTGTCTGTGAAACAGCTGCAGGGCGCAGCGATCTGGCGTATGTGCTGCACACATCTGGAACAACTGGCCTTCCCAAGATTGTGAGAGTGCCACACAAGTGTATTCTCCCCAATATACTGCACCTGAG ATCTTTGTTTCAGATGAGTGCAGATGATGTCGTTTTCCTCGCTTCACctttaacctttgacccctcTGTGGTGGATATATTCCTGGCCTTATCGTCTGGAGCTCGACTCCTCATTATCCCATCTGTGATCAAGAAAATGCCCAGTCGACTGGCTCGACTGCTGTTCGAGGATCACAAGACGACAGTCCTACAG GTCACACCGACACTGCTTGGCCGATTCGGGCACCGTATCctaaaacaggaagtgttgtCATCTTGCTCCTTGTTGCGGGTGTTGGCTCTGGGTGGAGAGGCCTGCCCATCGCCAGCTCTACTGCGGAGCTGGAAGCACGAGGACAACAAAACCCAAATCTACAATATTTACGGTATCACTGAGGTGTCCTGCTGGGCCTCCATGTACAAAATACCAGAGTCTGTACTGCAGTCCAACAACCT CACGCCGTCCTTCGTGCCTCTTGGGACGCCTCTGATGgacacagtggtggaagtaaGAGATGAACACGGCCGTGTTGTTACTGAGGGTGAAGGGCAGGTGTTTATAG GTGGAGAGGACAGAGTGTGCCTCCTTGATGACGAGGAGACCGCTGTCCCTGGGACGATGAGAGCTACTGGAGACTGGGTGAATGTTAAAGACATGCAGCTGTTCTACCTGGGACGGAGAGACAGGCTGATTAAACGCCACGGGAAACGGGTGAACTTGGACAGCTTGCAGAAT CTCATATTGAGTCTGCCTCAGGTTGAGGCCTGTGCCGCGGGTCTGTATGAAAACACTCGCCTGCTCGCCTTTATCGTGGTGTCCACATCTGGAGAGCAGACAGCAGCTTCTCCTCTCACACCTGCACAGAAGCACGCAGAGCGAGCAGCCTCGGCTGAGCAGCGGGACGTCCTCCCCTCTCCTGTACAGCAGCGCCAGGAGAAGACAGACGGCGCAGATGGAGATGTGAGCAGACTCATCCTGAACCAGCTGTCCCTGCTGCTGCCATCTTACAGCGTTCCCGACACGCTGGTGCCGGTCGCGGCCCTGTGTCTGACTCCTCATG GCAAAGTGGACATGGAGGCGCTTATGAAAATATACCAGAGACAGAGACGGTCTTTAGAGTCTTCACGGAGAGACGTCACCAGACTAAAGCAAACTCTGCAGTCCTTGTGGCAG GAAACTCTTGGTCTTCCTGAAGATGCGACCATCGACGAGGAATCCAACTTCCTGTTGAGTGGAGGAGACTCTCTGAAGGCTCTTCACCTGCAGGAAGACATCCTCACGGCTGTGGGAGGGACCTCAGCTGAGCTTTTGGAGGTGATACTTGACGGGACCTTCTCTGACGTACTGCGCCATGTTGCGAGAGTGACACTGATACTGCCACTTGAGAACAGCCAGTCATCTCCGTCTGAGGCCAAGAAACGACCCGCTGGCGCCTCCTCTGTGGTGCTCAAGAAGAGGGATCGTACAGCAGAGAGGCCGCAGGGGGAGACACGGGCTGTTAAAGTTCTAAGACGAGCAGGTGAGGTGATAGAAATGAAGACTGCTCAGTCAAATAAGAACTTTGAGGCTGATGCAGTGAGAGAAAAGGATCCCAGTCAGAAGCACAGAGGTGATGCTGTGGGCCTCAGTCTGAGCTGGTCCTCAGACACAGGCAGGTGTGTGGACGCCTCTCCCGTGCTTCTAGTGCGACACAGAACAGATCTGAGGTCAGACGAGGGTGAAACAACAGTGTTCATCGGCTCCCACTCTCACAGGATCCAGGCTTTAGACCTGACCACGGGGAGCCTCCTGTGGGAGCGAGTCCTTGGGGACAGAATCGAAGCCTCGGCTGCGGTGTCTCACTGCGGGAGCCTCGTGATAATAG GTTGCTACGATGGCTGCGTGTATTTCCTGTGTGCACTAACTGGAAAGACACAGTGGAAGTTTGAGACGGGAGACGCTGTGAAGAGCTGTCCTGCTGTGGATCCCCTCACAGGTCTGGTGATCGTGGGCTCACATGATGGGCATGTTTACGCCCTGGACCCAAAG GTCCGGCAGTGTGTTTGGAGGCGTCACTGTGGGGGTGGAGCCGTGTTTTCCTCTCCCTACCTGCACAATTCACTCAGACTGCTGTATGCAGCGTCACTGGGAGGACACCTCCTCTGTCTGAACCCT GACAGCGGACAGGTGCTGTGGTCGTCCTGCAGAGACAAACCGTTCTTCTCATCGCCGAACGCCTCCTCGGGTCACGTGGTGATCGGCTCGGTGGACGGAAACATCTGCTGCTTCAGCGACACAGGGACACTG gtttGGCAGCTTTTAACAAAAGGACCCGTCTTCTCCTCTCCGTGTGTGACTCCAGACCAGCAGAGGGTTCTGTGTGGATCACATGACGGCTCCCTGTACTGTCTGAACTGTGCCGATGGCTCTTTAGTGTGGACTTTCCAGACCACGGGGAAGGTGTACTCAAGTCCATGTGTGTTTGATGGCTCCGTCGTGGGCAGGAGGGGAAATCTGGTGGCGGTGGCCTCCACAGACGGCACCGTGTGGATCCTGGATGGAGAAGACGGACAAATGCTGGCCTCCTTTACTCTACCTGGGGAGCTTTTCTCATCCCCGGTGGTGCACCAGCACTCCCTCATAGTCGGCTGCCGCAATGACTATGTGTACTGTTTAAAGCTGACTGTCAAAGAAGAAACGTAG
- the aasdh gene encoding beta-alanine-activating enzyme isoform X2: MAARTLQQLVSDAASLHPEREAVRYDSGSEPGSPVSLIYRDLVELASELAHVLQKNCSPYNGVIGLYCCDDLFIPVWILGILQSPAAYVPLDPEAPGLLTARVMKQCGLKYCAVKTDFLQRFQAALAKYVCVEVCVVLPKFKLTLIQLELLPVAEHQRGPEQTRAQTADGAGVCETAAGRSDLAYVLHTSGTTGLPKIVRVPHKCILPNILHLRSLFQMSADDVVFLASPLTFDPSVVDIFLALSSGARLLIIPSVIKKMPSRLARLLFEDHKTTVLQVTPTLLGRFGHRILKQEVLSSCSLLRVLALGGEACPSPALLRSWKHEDNKTQIYNIYGITEVSCWASMYKIPESVLQSNNLTPSFVPLGTPLMDTVVEVRDEHGRVVTEGEGQVFIGGEDRVCLLDDEETAVPGTMRATGDWVNVKDMQLFYLGRRDRLIKRHGKRVNLDSLQNLILSLPQVEACAAGLYENTRLLAFIVVSTSGEQTAASPLTPAQKHAERAASAEQRDVLPSPVQQRQEKTDGADGDVSRLILNQLSLLLPSYSVPDTLVPVAALCLTPHGKVDMEALMKIYQRQRRSLESSRRDVTRLKQTLQSLWQETLGLPEDATIDEESNFLLSGGDSLKALHLQEDILTAVGGTSAELLEVILDGTFSDVLRHVARVTLILPLENSQSSPSEAKKRPAGASSVVLKKRDRTAERPQGETRAVKVLRRAGEVIEMKTAQSNKNFEADAVREKDPSQKHRGDAVGLSLSWSSDTGRCVDASPVLLVRHRTDLRSDEGETTVFIGSHSHRIQALDLTTGSLLWERVLGDRIEASAAVSHCGSLVIIGCYDGCVYFLCALTGKTQWKFETGDAVKSCPAVDPLTGLVIVGSHDGHVYALDPKVRQCVWRRHCGGGAVFSSPYLHNSLRLLYAASLGGHLLCLNPRTGAVVVLQRQTVLLIAERLLGSRGDRLGGRKHLLLQRHRDTGLAAFNKRTRLLLSVCDSRPAEGSVWIT; encoded by the exons ATGGCTGCTCGGACTCTGCAGCAGCTTGTGTCCGACGCTGCGTCTCTGCACCCTGAGCGAGAGGCTGTGAGGTACGACAGCGGGTCAGAGCCAGGGAGCCCGGTGTCCCTGATCTACAGAGATCTGGTTGAACTGGCCAGTGAGCTGGCTCATGTGCTACAAAAGAACTGCTCTCCTTATAATGGAGTGATTGGCCTGTATTGCTGTGATGATCTGTTCATCCCTGTCTGGATTCTGGG GATCCTGCAGTCACCTGCTGCCTATGTCCCACTGGACCCAGAAGCTCCCGGACTCCTCACTGCCAGAGTTATGAAGCAGTGTGGCCTCAAGTACTGTGCTGTGAAGACAGACTTCCTGCAG CGATTCCAGGCAGCTCTTGCCAAATACGTATGTGTGGAGGTTTGTGTGGTGTTGCCCAAGTTCAAACTAACCTTAATACAACTGGAGCTGCTGCCAGTCGCTGAGCACCAACGAGGACCAGAACAAACCAGAGCTCAGACAGCAGATGGTGCTGGTGTCTGTGAAACAGCTGCAGGGCGCAGCGATCTGGCGTATGTGCTGCACACATCTGGAACAACTGGCCTTCCCAAGATTGTGAGAGTGCCACACAAGTGTATTCTCCCCAATATACTGCACCTGAG ATCTTTGTTTCAGATGAGTGCAGATGATGTCGTTTTCCTCGCTTCACctttaacctttgacccctcTGTGGTGGATATATTCCTGGCCTTATCGTCTGGAGCTCGACTCCTCATTATCCCATCTGTGATCAAGAAAATGCCCAGTCGACTGGCTCGACTGCTGTTCGAGGATCACAAGACGACAGTCCTACAG GTCACACCGACACTGCTTGGCCGATTCGGGCACCGTATCctaaaacaggaagtgttgtCATCTTGCTCCTTGTTGCGGGTGTTGGCTCTGGGTGGAGAGGCCTGCCCATCGCCAGCTCTACTGCGGAGCTGGAAGCACGAGGACAACAAAACCCAAATCTACAATATTTACGGTATCACTGAGGTGTCCTGCTGGGCCTCCATGTACAAAATACCAGAGTCTGTACTGCAGTCCAACAACCT CACGCCGTCCTTCGTGCCTCTTGGGACGCCTCTGATGgacacagtggtggaagtaaGAGATGAACACGGCCGTGTTGTTACTGAGGGTGAAGGGCAGGTGTTTATAG GTGGAGAGGACAGAGTGTGCCTCCTTGATGACGAGGAGACCGCTGTCCCTGGGACGATGAGAGCTACTGGAGACTGGGTGAATGTTAAAGACATGCAGCTGTTCTACCTGGGACGGAGAGACAGGCTGATTAAACGCCACGGGAAACGGGTGAACTTGGACAGCTTGCAGAAT CTCATATTGAGTCTGCCTCAGGTTGAGGCCTGTGCCGCGGGTCTGTATGAAAACACTCGCCTGCTCGCCTTTATCGTGGTGTCCACATCTGGAGAGCAGACAGCAGCTTCTCCTCTCACACCTGCACAGAAGCACGCAGAGCGAGCAGCCTCGGCTGAGCAGCGGGACGTCCTCCCCTCTCCTGTACAGCAGCGCCAGGAGAAGACAGACGGCGCAGATGGAGATGTGAGCAGACTCATCCTGAACCAGCTGTCCCTGCTGCTGCCATCTTACAGCGTTCCCGACACGCTGGTGCCGGTCGCGGCCCTGTGTCTGACTCCTCATG GCAAAGTGGACATGGAGGCGCTTATGAAAATATACCAGAGACAGAGACGGTCTTTAGAGTCTTCACGGAGAGACGTCACCAGACTAAAGCAAACTCTGCAGTCCTTGTGGCAG GAAACTCTTGGTCTTCCTGAAGATGCGACCATCGACGAGGAATCCAACTTCCTGTTGAGTGGAGGAGACTCTCTGAAGGCTCTTCACCTGCAGGAAGACATCCTCACGGCTGTGGGAGGGACCTCAGCTGAGCTTTTGGAGGTGATACTTGACGGGACCTTCTCTGACGTACTGCGCCATGTTGCGAGAGTGACACTGATACTGCCACTTGAGAACAGCCAGTCATCTCCGTCTGAGGCCAAGAAACGACCCGCTGGCGCCTCCTCTGTGGTGCTCAAGAAGAGGGATCGTACAGCAGAGAGGCCGCAGGGGGAGACACGGGCTGTTAAAGTTCTAAGACGAGCAGGTGAGGTGATAGAAATGAAGACTGCTCAGTCAAATAAGAACTTTGAGGCTGATGCAGTGAGAGAAAAGGATCCCAGTCAGAAGCACAGAGGTGATGCTGTGGGCCTCAGTCTGAGCTGGTCCTCAGACACAGGCAGGTGTGTGGACGCCTCTCCCGTGCTTCTAGTGCGACACAGAACAGATCTGAGGTCAGACGAGGGTGAAACAACAGTGTTCATCGGCTCCCACTCTCACAGGATCCAGGCTTTAGACCTGACCACGGGGAGCCTCCTGTGGGAGCGAGTCCTTGGGGACAGAATCGAAGCCTCGGCTGCGGTGTCTCACTGCGGGAGCCTCGTGATAATAG GTTGCTACGATGGCTGCGTGTATTTCCTGTGTGCACTAACTGGAAAGACACAGTGGAAGTTTGAGACGGGAGACGCTGTGAAGAGCTGTCCTGCTGTGGATCCCCTCACAGGTCTGGTGATCGTGGGCTCACATGATGGGCATGTTTACGCCCTGGACCCAAAG GTCCGGCAGTGTGTTTGGAGGCGTCACTGTGGGGGTGGAGCCGTGTTTTCCTCTCCCTACCTGCACAATTCACTCAGACTGCTGTATGCAGCGTCACTGGGAGGACACCTCCTCTGTCTGAACCCT CGGACAGGTGCTGTGGTCGTCCTGCAGAGACAAACCGTTCTTCTCATCGCCGAACGCCTCCTCGGGTCACGTGGTGATCGGCTCGGTGGACGGAAACATCTGCTGCTTCAGCGACACAGGGACACTG gtttGGCAGCTTTTAACAAAAGGACCCGTCTTCTCCTCTCCGTGTGTGACTCCAGACCAGCAGAGGGTTCTGTGTGGATCACATGA
- the si:dkeyp-117h8.4 gene encoding uncharacterized protein si:dkeyp-117h8.4 yields MDDIFETGLTENSLNYKTSLGRIIEKYSKSEYQGGGMLVDFNRTKVKTLLQQMTQASVMVNKVESKSPTDFPEDSVNSQDTTGDDQLDSMHPEWEVDKTCASPSQYFADDDGLSSNDLTVSSLDKSVIEVQPEDQDEELEMTLKSNGSSLVELYPSMISRIGKAWRRQHVSEAADSVLRRYRRWRQQPKRSDLSSTFVVTQRQTKRRPKNTISQAALSEITISPAKRPYMGAQTLQSPMKVVSMQESPLKRMRREQHQPVLVMDFSRPSIPNETSLNETFNVSEVSQLEERPSIVMLSPSRPCYPTGRASMEPSPRPRRLSLTAYSPHTDRCSVFASEPAAAMERSDIYGSPVRQSPSRERLMSGLSRSPHAFSRSPRAHSMESFSTEPPKPRFTSIPPQKPIVPLRMLYPQNSPRCLFPQLRSPQPEDRHRLRRHLSFDSSLPASLSYSPSKKLDKEFLKLYHKFVCQSKSSFFNKHTCRICARSSEASRGPSSSSLAALALSPQCSVLRKRHRELDWDKRPQSKRFRDEYCPSSPTSRFHRKEMPRRRLSTSDYEQSDDGFFYSSTNPSMFQRSGPQQRSADQETWMNRRHYVSAADFSGMGSSLESRMASCSSPRKW; encoded by the exons ATGGACGATATTTTTGAGACAGGACTGACAGAAAATAGCTTAAACTACAAAACGTCTCTGGGACGAATCATAGAAAAG TATTCAAAGTCCGAATACCAAGGTGGGGGGATGTTGGTGGATTTCAACCGCACAAAAGTCAAAA CACTTCTACAACAAATGACGCAAGCAAGTGTCATGGTGAACAAGGTGGAATCAAAG AGCCCGACCGATTTCCCTGAGGATTCAGTAAACT CCCAGGACACTACAGGAGATGAtcag TTGGACTCAATGCATCCAGAGTGGGAGGTTGATAAGACTTGTGCTTCCCCCTCTCAATATTTTGCAGATGATGATG GTCTGTCTAGTAATGACTTGACTGTGAGCTCGTTGGATAAGAGTGTAATTGAGGTCCAGCCTGAGGACCAAGATGAGGAGCTGGAAATGACTCTGAAAAGTAACGGCAGCTCTTTGGTGGAGCTCTACCCCAGCATGATCAGTCGGATAGGGAAAGCCTGGCGTCGGCAGCACGTCTCTGAGGCCGCCGACTCGGTGCTGAGGAGGTACCGCAGGTGGCGCCAGCAGCCAAAGAGAAGCGATCTCAGCAGCACCTTCGTTGTCACGCAGAGACAAACCAAGAGACGCCCAAAAAACACGATCAGCCAAGCGGCGCTCAGTGAGATCACCATCAGTCCTGCGAAAAGGCCGTACATGGGGGCCCAAACCCTTCAGTCTCCCATGAAGGTGGTCAGTATGCAGGAGTCTCCACTGAAGAGGATGAGAAGAGAACAGCACCAGCCTGTTCTTGTGATGGACTTCTCCAGGCCCTCCATTCCAAACGAGACCTCGCTGAATGAGACCTTCAATGTGTCTGAAGTATCCCAGCTGGAAGAACGGCCCTCCATCGTCATGTTAAGTCCTTCACGACCTTGTTATCCCACTGGAAGAGCCTCCATGGAACCGTCTCCCAGGCCAAGAAGGCTTTCTCTCACTGCATACTCACCGCATACTGATCGCTGCTCCGTGTTCGCTTCAGAACCCGCAGCTGCTATGGAAAGGTCAGACATCTACGGCTCCCCGGTCAGGCAGAGTCCCTCACGAGAGAGGCTGATGAGCGGCCTCAGTCGATCACCTCATGCCTTTTCCAGAAGCCCCAGAGCTCATTCTATGGAGAGCTTCTCCACAGAGCCTCCAAAGCCCAGATTCACATCCATCCCTCCACAAAAGCCAATTGTGCCCCTGAGGATGCTTTACCCACAAAACTCTCCTCGCTGCCTCTTCCCACAGCTGCGTTCACCTCAGCCAGAAGATCGCCACAGGCTGCGACGCCATCTTTCCTTTGACTCCTCCCTGCCAGCTAGTCTCTCCTACTCTCCCTCAAAGAAGCTTGACAAGGAATTTCTAAAGCTCTACCACAAGTTTGTCTGCCAGAGCAAATCATCCTTCTTTAATAAGCACACCTGCCGCATCTGTGCCAGAAGTTCGGAGGCCAGCAGAGGcccctcctcctcgtctctgGCAGCTCTCGCCTTGTCGCCTCAATGCTCGGTCCTGAGGAAGCGCCACAGGGAGCTAGACTGGGACAAACGGCCCCAGTCCAAACGATTCAGGGACGAGTACTGCCCGTCCTCCCCAACGTCCAGATTCCACAGGAAAGAGATGCCGAGGCGCCGTCTCTCCACATCTGATTATGAGCAGTCTGATGATGGCTTCTTCTACAGCTCCACTAATCCAAGCATGTTCCAAAGATCCGGTCCCCAGCAGCGCTCTGCAGATCAGGAGACCTGGATGAATCGGCGCCACTATGTGTCTGCAGCTGATTTCTCTGGCATGG GAAGTTCACTTGAGAGCAGAATGGCCAGTTGCTCCTCTCCCAG AAAGTGGTGA
- the ppat gene encoding amidophosphoribosyltransferase, producing the protein MEFEESGIGEECGVFGCVAAGEWPTQLEVAQVLTLGLVALQHRGQESAGVVTSDGASPPTYTTHKGMGLVSSAFPPEALLKLRYGNLGICHTRYSTTGISELQNCQPFVVDTLHGRIAVAHNGELVNAHALRKKVMRHGVGLSTSSDSELITQLLALTPPMEERDAPDWVARIKNLMTETPTSYSLLMMFKDVIYAVRDPYGNRPLCIGRIVPVSKLHSSGAGEEDTEGWVVSSESCSFQSIGARYYREVLPGEIVQISRHGVKTLSVVPRPEGDLPAFCIFEYVYFARPDSIFEGQMVYTVRQRCGRQLAIEAPTDADVVSTVPESATPAALGYAQQSGLPYIEVLCKNRYVGRTFIQPNTRLRQLGVAKKFGALTDNFAGKRVVLIDDSIVRGNTISPIIKLLKEAGATEVHIRVASPPIKHPCYMGINIPTKEELIANKPEFQDIAGYIGADSVQYLTVEGLVSAVQQGIASLQQKDKMITSSDSAPSKRVGHCTACLTGKYPVELEW; encoded by the exons ATGGAGTTCGAGGAGTCCGGTATCGGGGAAGAGTGCGGGGTTTTCGGATGTGTGGCAGCCGGGGAGTGGCCCACACAGCTGGAGGTGGCTCAGGTCTTAACTCTGGGGCTGGTGGCCTTACAGCACAG GGGTCAAGAAAGTGCTGGGGTTGTCACAAGTGATGGGGCCAGTCCACCCACATACACAACCCACAAG GGAATGGGATTAGTGAGCAGTGCTTTCCCACCCGAGGCTCTTCTAAAACTGCGCTATGGTAACCTCGGTATTTGTCACACACGCTATTCAACTACTGGGATCTCAGAGCTGCAGAACTGCCAGCCCTTTGTGGTGGATACACTGCATGGCAGGATTGCTGTAGCGCATAATGGAGAGCTGGTTAATGCTCATGCCCTGCGGAAAAAG GTAATGCGTCATGGTGTGGGCCTCTCCACCAGCTCAGACAGTGAGCTCATCACCCAACTGCTGGCACTGACTCCACCTATGGAGGAGCGGGACGCACCAGACTGGGTTGCCAG aaTTAAGAATCTGATGACTGAGACCCCTACGTCATACTCTCTGTTGATGATGTTCAAAGATGTTATCTATGCGGTGCGTGACCCTTATGGAAATCGCCCCCTCTGTATTGGACGGATTGTTCCTGTCTCTAAACTGCACAGTTCag GTGCAGGAGAAGAGGACACTGAGGGCTGGGTTGTGTCATCAGAGTCCTGCAGCTTCCAGTCCATCGGTGCCAG GTATTACAGAGAGGTCTTGCCAGGAGAGATAGTCCAGATATCCAGGCACGGAGTCAAGACTCTGAGTGTTGTCCCTCGCCCTGAAGGAGACCTTCCTGCCTTCTGCATATTTGAATATGTTTACTTTGCCAGACCAGACTCTATTTTTGAAG GACAGATGGTCTACACTGTCAGGCAGCGCTGTGGTCGGCAGTTAGCCATCGAGGCTCCAACAGATGCAGACGTGGTCAGCACTGTGCCAGAGTCTGCAACTCCTGCTGCACTGGGCTACGCTCAGCAG TCTGGGCTGCCGTATATAGAGGTTCTGTGTAAGAACCGCTATGTGGGGAGGACATTTATTCAACCGAATACCCGCTTGAGGCAGCTGGGAGTTGCCAAGAAGTTTGGGGCTTTGACTGACAACTTTGCAGGGAAACGAGTGGTGCTAATCGATGACTCCATCGTCAGAGGCAACACCATCTCCCCCATCATAAAACTGCTGAAGGAGGCCGGTGCAACTGAG GTCCACATTAGGGTGGCCTCGCCACCAATCAAACACCCCTGTTACATGGGTATCAATATTCCAACCAAGGAGGAGCTCATCGCCAACAAGCCAGAGTTTCAGGATATCGCTGGATACATAG GTGCTGACAGTGTTCAGTATCTGACTGTGGAGGGCCTGGTATCAGCCGTTCAGCAGGGAATCGCCTCCCTCCAGCAGAAGGACAAGATGATCACTTCCAGTGATTCAGCTCCCAGCAAGAGAGTGGGCCACTGTACTGCCTGCCTGACGGGGAAATATCCAGTGGAGCTGGAGTGGTAA